The proteins below are encoded in one region of Thermus albus:
- a CDS encoding DUF2201 family putative metallopeptidase: MERLRAARIALASKMPYLAPILFHIRFQETDRVPTMSIDNRGTLRYNPAFLETLTDPQVVGLLWHETHHLLREHTGPRGERLLEHPLGNIALDLEINDDAQEAGIDLPRPPHPYGGYFPENLGLPRGLLAEEYLEFLNPPPPPKPELQDISLNREGEDNGPQMAVLRMAVAQKAKEYEAQGRGTLPLGLRRWVEKLLNPQADWRSLLRQAVRKSLADYLAKRRPTYARPNRRSSAYSPVLIPGYYGLRPRVAVVLDTSGSMDEGKLAQALGEIRGILRQVREVHVLSVDAALHIARKVFSEKDIPLLGGGGTDMSLGVAEAEKLRPDLIIVLTDGQTPWPEGIRTPTLAIIIGEGPPPPPYIPHVRIR, encoded by the coding sequence ATGGAACGGCTTAGGGCAGCCAGAATCGCCTTGGCCAGCAAAATGCCCTACCTGGCCCCTATCCTCTTCCACATCCGCTTCCAGGAAACGGATAGGGTCCCCACCATGTCCATAGACAATCGGGGAACCCTGCGCTACAACCCCGCCTTCCTGGAAACCCTCACCGACCCCCAGGTGGTGGGCCTCCTCTGGCACGAAACCCACCACCTCCTCCGGGAACATACCGGCCCCAGGGGGGAAAGATTACTGGAACACCCCCTGGGCAACATCGCCCTGGACCTGGAAATCAACGACGACGCCCAGGAAGCCGGAATAGACCTCCCCAGACCCCCGCACCCCTACGGAGGCTACTTCCCAGAAAACTTGGGCCTCCCACGGGGCCTTTTGGCCGAGGAGTACCTGGAATTCCTTAACCCCCCGCCACCCCCTAAACCTGAACTCCAGGACATAAGCCTGAACCGAGAAGGGGAAGACAACGGACCCCAAATGGCCGTCCTGCGAATGGCCGTGGCCCAAAAGGCCAAGGAGTACGAGGCCCAGGGACGAGGCACCCTCCCCCTGGGCCTGAGGAGGTGGGTGGAGAAGCTCCTCAACCCCCAAGCGGACTGGCGTAGCCTCCTAAGACAGGCAGTCCGCAAGAGCCTGGCGGATTACCTGGCCAAGCGCCGGCCCACCTACGCCCGCCCCAACCGCCGAAGCAGTGCCTACAGCCCCGTCCTTATCCCCGGCTACTACGGCCTAAGGCCCCGGGTGGCCGTGGTCCTGGACACCTCAGGGTCCATGGACGAGGGCAAGCTGGCCCAGGCCTTGGGGGAGATCCGGGGAATCCTGCGGCAGGTGCGCGAGGTCCACGTCCTGAGCGTGGACGCCGCCCTGCACATCGCCCGCAAGGTCTTTAGCGAAAAGGACATCCCCCTCCTGGGAGGAGGCGGTACCGACATGAGCCTCGGAGTAGCCGAAGCAGAAAAACTCCGCCCCGACCTCATCATCGTCCTCACCGACGGCCAAACCCCCTGGCCCGAAGGAATCAGAACACCCACCCTGGCCATCATCATCGGTGAAGGTCCACCCCCACCCCCCTACATCCCCCACGTCCGGATACGGTGA
- a CDS encoding ATP-binding protein translates to MSFEREVQALYTCLVANVPVILWGPPGTGKTATVSYLARVLGWHLEVIIGATRDRTDFGGFPVAREGGVDLHPMPWVKRLVEAGETSILFLDELSSTPEDVRPALLRVINERYAGDVYLPGRIVAAANPAEDAVGGLGLEAPIANRLIHLEWTLSPKEWARGMREGWDTLYPKLPPPPPRETLEAHTTWARDMVALYVERNPSHAYLKPQGEEVGRAWPSYRTWDLAAQALGTAKALGFDLEAQTLLVAGAVGKVGYAFMTFLNDLDLPDPKEVMKNPSLLPTREDRTYATLMAVASTATAEWSQEAWTRAWKVLGYASELGKADLAVPAAGRLLRAHQKAREERRATFPIPEEAKRFLPLLEKVAQMRR, encoded by the coding sequence ATGTCCTTTGAAAGAGAAGTCCAAGCCCTCTACACCTGCTTGGTGGCTAATGTCCCCGTCATCCTCTGGGGACCGCCAGGAACGGGAAAAACCGCCACCGTCTCCTACCTGGCCCGGGTCCTGGGGTGGCACCTGGAAGTCATTATCGGCGCCACCCGGGACCGCACGGACTTCGGGGGCTTCCCCGTAGCCCGGGAAGGCGGAGTAGACCTCCACCCCATGCCCTGGGTGAAACGGCTGGTGGAAGCAGGGGAGACGAGCATCCTCTTCCTGGACGAACTCTCCTCCACTCCGGAGGACGTCCGGCCCGCACTCCTCCGGGTCATCAACGAACGCTACGCCGGAGACGTCTACCTCCCCGGACGCATCGTGGCCGCCGCTAACCCCGCAGAAGACGCCGTGGGCGGCCTCGGCTTGGAAGCCCCCATCGCTAACCGACTGATCCACCTGGAATGGACCCTCTCCCCAAAAGAATGGGCCAGGGGCATGCGGGAAGGCTGGGATACCCTCTACCCTAAACTCCCCCCGCCCCCACCACGGGAAACCCTCGAGGCCCACACCACATGGGCCAGGGACATGGTGGCCCTCTATGTGGAGCGCAACCCCAGCCACGCCTACCTCAAACCCCAAGGGGAAGAGGTGGGCAGAGCCTGGCCCTCCTACCGCACCTGGGACCTGGCCGCCCAAGCCCTCGGCACCGCCAAAGCCCTGGGCTTTGACCTGGAGGCCCAAACCCTCCTGGTGGCCGGCGCCGTGGGAAAGGTGGGATACGCCTTCATGACCTTCCTCAACGACCTGGACCTCCCAGACCCCAAGGAGGTCATGAAAAACCCTTCCCTCCTCCCCACCCGGGAGGACCGAACCTACGCCACCCTCATGGCCGTGGCCAGCACCGCCACCGCAGAGTGGTCCCAGGAAGCCTGGACCAGGGCCTGGAAGGTCCTGGGCTACGCCTCAGAACTGGGAAAAGCTGACCTGGCCGTCCCAGCCGCCGGTAGACTCCTGCGAGCCCACCAAAAGGCCCGGGAAGAGAGGAGGGCCACCTTCCCCATCCCCGAGGAGGCCAAACGCTTCCTCCCCCTCCTGGAAAAGGTGGCCCAGATGAGGAGGTGA
- a CDS encoding AAA family ATPase, producing the protein MLDALSDHPYLERIREAERVGTERLLSYFPAWIRNILAEDIDGVEEVAMDLGRPLVVRIRGEQKVYKEVTQSDVEYFYNKVGSFRSNGRAGIPGTLHRISVIRDTDDLAIGFTIRFGRAIPGIAAPLREWIRGRESTLIIGPPGVGKTTLLRGIVEEKAKTLKARLVIVDTSNEIAGDGTIPHPIIGSARRMMVGDPRKQANIIMQAITNHSPETIVVDEIGYHGDVEVLETARRRGVDIVATVHGEDLRDVLENPVLKPLLGYPDLETGKRLTRPVFQIGIAVLDKGIYKVYPDFSSAIDQSLRKEDPEGITINTRKS; encoded by the coding sequence ATGCTTGATGCCTTGTCAGACCATCCGTACCTTGAGAGAATCCGAGAGGCAGAAAGGGTAGGAACGGAAAGGCTCCTTTCCTACTTCCCCGCCTGGATACGAAACATCCTGGCCGAGGACATAGACGGGGTAGAGGAGGTGGCCATGGACCTGGGTAGACCCCTGGTGGTGCGCATCCGGGGGGAGCAGAAGGTGTACAAGGAAGTAACCCAAAGCGATGTGGAGTACTTCTACAACAAGGTGGGTAGCTTCCGGTCCAACGGACGGGCCGGTATACCGGGCACCCTCCACCGCATCTCGGTGATACGGGATACCGACGACCTGGCCATCGGGTTTACCATCCGCTTCGGCAGGGCCATACCCGGTATCGCCGCCCCCTTGAGGGAGTGGATCAGGGGCCGGGAATCCACCCTCATCATCGGACCACCAGGAGTGGGGAAAACCACCCTCCTTCGGGGAATCGTGGAAGAAAAGGCCAAAACCCTCAAGGCAAGGCTGGTCATCGTGGACACCTCCAACGAAATCGCCGGCGATGGGACCATCCCCCACCCCATCATCGGCTCAGCAAGGCGCATGATGGTGGGCGACCCCAGAAAACAGGCCAACATCATCATGCAGGCCATCACCAACCACTCCCCAGAAACCATCGTGGTGGACGAAATCGGCTACCACGGGGACGTGGAAGTCCTGGAAACCGCCAGGCGCCGGGGAGTGGACATCGTGGCCACCGTCCACGGGGAAGACCTCCGGGACGTCCTGGAAAACCCCGTGCTAAAACCCCTCCTGGGCTACCCGGACCTGGAAACCGGAAAACGCCTCACCCGACCCGTCTTCCAAATCGGCATCGCCGTACTGGATAAGGGCATCTATAAGGTTTACCCTGACTTCTCCAGCGCCATAGACCAAAGCCTCCGCAAAGAAGACCCCGAAGGTATCACCATCAACACACGGAAATCATAG
- a CDS encoding winged helix-turn-helix domain-containing protein, with protein MKTFLSALLILAYTFALVMSTGHLSEWYRLTLGSLPGWFAVGLAAALEMSAFLLSLLSNSLLKGSRWASWGAVVALGLVWVGNWFSMRRAGEGIPEVEVFLSSLFVPVSTFVLAKVLGELLEAGARTSFMKATMVTEGPGGSSYLGHGRSPYLGHGRSPYLEASTLNAQDTPVTPDGEPVYDTGTARTTHGNGIPHTSTLNPVDQVGRLPRKEWRQNYLMLLETPRTAREIMETLGLAKPTVYKQLKILEREGLVRNDGGKWVKVRTYA; from the coding sequence ATGAAGACCTTTCTCAGCGCACTGTTAATCCTTGCCTACACCTTTGCCCTGGTGATGAGCACAGGGCACCTGAGCGAGTGGTACCGCCTAACCCTGGGTAGCTTACCCGGATGGTTTGCCGTGGGTCTGGCCGCTGCCCTGGAAATGAGCGCCTTTCTCCTCTCCCTCCTTTCCAACTCCCTCCTCAAGGGGTCCCGATGGGCCTCATGGGGAGCAGTGGTGGCCCTGGGACTGGTCTGGGTAGGCAACTGGTTCTCCATGCGTCGGGCAGGAGAAGGGATACCGGAGGTGGAAGTCTTCCTCTCCTCCTTGTTCGTACCCGTCTCCACCTTTGTACTGGCCAAAGTACTGGGAGAACTCCTTGAAGCAGGAGCCCGCACCTCGTTCATGAAAGCCACCATGGTCACGGAAGGTCCCGGGGGTAGCTCGTATCTTGGTCACGGGCGTAGCCCGTATCTTGGTCACGGGCGTAGCCCGTATCTTGAAGCCAGTACCTTGAATGCCCAGGATACGCCAGTAACACCGGATGGCGAACCGGTGTACGACACGGGTACAGCCCGTACTACCCACGGAAACGGTATCCCGCATACTTCCACCCTTAACCCGGTAGACCAGGTAGGTCGTCTACCTCGGAAGGAATGGCGGCAAAACTACCTGATGCTTCTGGAAACTCCCCGGACCGCCAGGGAGATTATGGAAACCTTGGGGTTAGCAAAACCCACCGTCTACAAGCAGTTGAAAATCCTGGAACGGGAAGGGTTGGTGCGCAACGACGGCGGTAAATGGGTGAAGGTGAGGACCTATGCTTGA
- a CDS encoding lytic transglycosylase domain-containing protein translates to MRKGLKGLAFWLTLAATGWACGYIPKDLWHATWRYAQGFGLDPYLVAAVVWTESGYCPQARGKAGEVGLGQFMPGTWVRTTGAPPEWRAHPDWSLWATAKHLRELYAATGDWRLALAAYNAGLGAVRSGKIPASTQRYVEKVLLTYWRWRGGR, encoded by the coding sequence ATGAGGAAAGGGCTTAAGGGATTAGCCTTCTGGCTGACCTTGGCGGCTACAGGGTGGGCCTGTGGGTATATCCCCAAGGACCTATGGCACGCCACCTGGCGCTACGCCCAAGGCTTCGGCCTGGACCCCTACCTGGTGGCGGCGGTGGTGTGGACCGAAAGCGGCTACTGCCCCCAGGCCCGGGGTAAGGCGGGAGAGGTGGGCCTGGGGCAGTTTATGCCCGGCACCTGGGTCAGGACCACGGGGGCTCCCCCAGAGTGGCGTGCCCATCCCGATTGGTCCCTCTGGGCCACGGCCAAACACCTACGGGAGCTCTATGCCGCCACAGGGGACTGGCGCTTGGCCCTGGCCGCCTACAACGCTGGTCTGGGAGCAGTACGAAGCGGGAAGATTCCCGCATCCACCCAGAGGTACGTGGAGAAAGTCCTCTTGACCTACTGGCGCTGGCGAGGTGGAAGATGA
- a CDS encoding type IV secretory system conjugative DNA transfer family protein, whose protein sequence is MKAGTENTKAKRVWAGVFLLSMLLILVGLGYGLWSFVAGTLEAYRELSGHRISLWGCLGDRVCSRWFSQRAASGFDPNLPYYLLPLVPLAALARVRMAEKPRKAPGMSRFARGEELERYLKGKERSGWLGLYGGKVMRYPTRVRFAHTLVLGQPGAGKTSRFYEPNLLMDALDGNSVVVVDLKWPNTQGFPRFIPLFENSGHRIELFLPYTQGSKKLPLLKDAADPLVAMEIAEGIIPVDQKATTMTFYKEQERAILSVLLRLEATAGTGSMGRLVRLLKQGYKEVEAFVQDLGDQRAKEEMGFFLDLTPNQKTGLIAGLLGKLQPFDDPRLERATSRGSEEEEIDVTEIARTPSFFYIGIPQDQLMEGVGQVFLQMVVRYINRTLLREARYHGGRCPVPVIIYLDEWANLGYLPGMDVMLATVRERQIAYVLTLQNLYQGVKDYGEAEFKAIVNNLGHWVIFPYAISIEDRMYISRFLGETTAYETAVARGWKGVVPMFDPRLQVVEKEVARALLSPLEMNEFQEGQALVVGPGIYPVQVWLPRVDERSIGGHRNPLYPYGKYLGALRQEPEEVMAHVERHLFATGKEGEQTPLARFVEWVEAVTEGQYPVRLFRDPNTLALTKVHVDREALPEPLATPPFFPEWKRQGWARFERNDKALAILPKGMDVLPGETLRNLERLGLAWKLIAWVKDHKDLVHGLSDKVTSPMAYFDEATLTIPEPVYREIFGPELPRVVELLSPRETTRKGVKSVKLPAVVEYPWDNRDAEATREEKPETPPKDSQRSPKEGRRHGDGDLDWLFQ, encoded by the coding sequence ATGAAGGCTGGGACTGAGAACACCAAGGCTAAGCGGGTATGGGCTGGGGTTTTCCTCCTGTCCATGCTCCTCATCCTGGTGGGATTGGGGTATGGGCTCTGGAGTTTTGTGGCAGGGACCCTGGAAGCCTACCGGGAGCTTTCCGGACACCGCATCTCCCTCTGGGGTTGTTTGGGAGACAGGGTGTGTAGCCGGTGGTTCAGCCAGAGGGCGGCTTCCGGCTTCGATCCCAACCTACCCTATTACCTCCTACCCCTGGTGCCCCTGGCGGCTCTGGCCCGGGTGCGGATGGCCGAGAAGCCCCGTAAGGCCCCAGGGATGTCCCGTTTTGCCAGGGGAGAGGAGTTGGAACGCTACCTCAAGGGCAAGGAGCGTAGCGGCTGGCTAGGCCTTTACGGGGGAAAGGTGATGCGGTATCCCACCAGGGTGCGGTTTGCCCACACCCTGGTCCTGGGGCAACCCGGGGCGGGTAAGACCAGCCGTTTCTACGAGCCCAACCTCCTCATGGATGCCCTGGACGGCAACAGTGTGGTGGTGGTGGACCTGAAATGGCCCAACACCCAAGGGTTTCCCCGGTTTATCCCCCTCTTTGAAAACTCAGGGCACCGCATTGAGCTCTTCCTCCCCTACACCCAGGGGTCCAAGAAGCTTCCCCTCCTCAAAGACGCCGCCGACCCCCTGGTGGCCATGGAGATCGCCGAGGGTATCATCCCCGTAGACCAGAAGGCCACCACCATGACCTTTTACAAGGAGCAGGAGAGGGCTATCCTCTCAGTCCTGTTGCGCCTGGAGGCCACAGCGGGTACGGGGTCCATGGGTAGGCTGGTACGTCTCCTAAAGCAGGGGTACAAGGAAGTGGAGGCCTTTGTGCAGGACCTGGGGGACCAGCGAGCCAAGGAGGAGATGGGCTTTTTCCTTGACCTCACCCCCAACCAGAAGACCGGGCTTATCGCCGGCCTCTTGGGGAAACTCCAGCCCTTTGACGATCCCCGGCTGGAGAGGGCCACCAGCCGAGGGTCCGAAGAGGAGGAGATAGACGTTACCGAGATCGCCCGTACCCCCTCCTTCTTCTACATCGGCATCCCCCAGGACCAGCTCATGGAAGGGGTGGGGCAGGTGTTTCTCCAGATGGTGGTGCGCTACATCAACCGCACCCTCCTGCGGGAAGCCCGGTACCACGGGGGCCGGTGCCCCGTGCCCGTGATCATCTACCTGGACGAGTGGGCCAACCTGGGCTACCTGCCGGGCATGGACGTGATGCTGGCCACGGTACGGGAAAGGCAGATTGCCTACGTCCTCACCCTGCAAAACCTCTACCAGGGGGTGAAGGACTACGGAGAGGCGGAGTTTAAAGCCATCGTCAACAACCTGGGGCACTGGGTCATCTTTCCCTACGCCATCTCCATTGAAGACCGCATGTACATCAGCCGCTTCCTGGGAGAAACCACCGCCTACGAAACCGCCGTGGCCCGGGGTTGGAAGGGGGTCGTACCCATGTTTGACCCCCGGCTCCAGGTGGTGGAAAAGGAGGTGGCCCGAGCCCTCCTCTCCCCCCTGGAGATGAACGAGTTCCAGGAGGGCCAGGCCCTGGTGGTGGGTCCAGGCATCTATCCGGTGCAGGTGTGGCTTCCCAGGGTGGACGAAAGAAGCATCGGGGGACATAGGAACCCCCTCTATCCCTACGGGAAGTACCTGGGAGCCTTGCGACAGGAACCCGAAGAGGTCATGGCCCATGTGGAACGGCACCTCTTTGCCACGGGGAAAGAGGGGGAACAAACCCCCTTGGCCCGCTTCGTGGAATGGGTGGAGGCCGTGACAGAGGGGCAGTATCCGGTGCGCCTCTTCCGGGACCCCAACACCCTGGCCCTCACCAAGGTCCATGTGGACCGGGAAGCCCTCCCAGAACCCCTGGCCACGCCTCCCTTCTTCCCAGAGTGGAAGCGCCAAGGCTGGGCACGCTTTGAACGCAACGACAAGGCCCTAGCCATCCTGCCCAAGGGCATGGACGTCCTACCCGGGGAAACCCTGAGAAACCTGGAAAGGCTGGGCCTGGCCTGGAAGCTTATCGCATGGGTCAAAGATCACAAGGACCTGGTACACGGCCTATCCGACAAGGTTACCTCCCCCATGGCTTACTTTGACGAGGCTACCCTCACCATACCGGAACCGGTATACCGGGAGATCTTCGGCCCCGAACTGCCCCGGGTGGTGGAACTCCTCTCCCCACGGGAGACTACTCGTAAAGGAGTGAAAAGCGTAAAACTACCTGCTGTGGTAGAATATCCCTGGGATAACCGGGATGCCGAGGCTACCCGAGAGGAGAAACCTGAAACACCCCCGAAGGATTCCCAGAGGTCTCCTAAGGAGGGTCGCCGTCATGGTGATGGCGACCTGGATTGGCTCTTCCAGTAG
- a CDS encoding DUF2681 domain-containing protein encodes MGTFQAVRSVSTKIGWGALTLTVPYVAAMMVSGLMVYISLVLFPLAATALALGYPGLVRSMVTLYLSGLLLGVVAPLVFGASIRMLQNNSIAQIQREVQAVMQQAQNIKQQNEANIQRLQSEVESYAQQMENSTGQQGQASQGFWDRFKDWAGGVTASVSGAINNALTALLTPLNNMLNALTTWLVSGLVSIALFLISTLAIIVGSAWTINRLASAIRV; translated from the coding sequence ATGGGAACATTTCAAGCCGTCAGGAGCGTATCCACCAAAATCGGTTGGGGCGCCCTTACCCTAACCGTACCCTATGTGGCCGCCATGATGGTTTCCGGGCTCATGGTCTACATCAGCCTGGTGCTTTTCCCCTTGGCGGCTACCGCTTTGGCCCTGGGGTACCCAGGACTGGTGCGAAGCATGGTTACCCTGTACCTATCCGGTCTCCTCCTGGGCGTGGTAGCCCCCTTGGTCTTCGGAGCCTCCATAAGAATGCTGCAAAACAACAGCATCGCCCAAATCCAGCGGGAGGTACAGGCGGTCATGCAACAGGCTCAAAACATCAAGCAACAAAACGAGGCCAACATACAACGGCTCCAGTCCGAGGTGGAAAGTTACGCACAACAGATGGAAAACAGCACCGGGCAACAGGGACAGGCAAGCCAGGGCTTTTGGGATCGGTTTAAAGACTGGGCGGGAGGGGTGACGGCTTCGGTGAGTGGTGCCATCAACAACGCTCTTACCGCCCTTCTAACCCCCCTAAACAACATGCTCAATGCCCTCACCACCTGGTTGGTCTCTGGGCTGGTGAGCATCGCCCTATTCCTCATCTCTACCCTGGCCATCATCGTGGGCTCGGCCTGGACGATTAACCGCCTGGCTTCAGCCATAAGGGTCTGA
- a CDS encoding ATP-binding protein, producing MSFLGTKILPLADELGQWELENGIVFTRNGKMEVGVRLHLPPMLLFSDEDLLNFTERFAQFLRLTVPEGERFRLLIEARREAETYLEAILKERDTFLHPLGEVFFEEKLRLFERLAQEGVLRTWRYYGFMTLTPPRGRVQGMFSEREYREAVDLAQAIRSEMAVQLASAGIKVEPAGDRELFEVMWRWFNPGKPIPEYVPPDRRPPYGTPDYRGLTSQLAQTEVDNAYPTHIRLGDHWVGGVAMATSPDSTWPGIADVLLETEGEFYLVVDWYHKPLERELRKMSTTLRTATAMSKSDTVVDPSVFVKAENYGEAMKRVQGENRHLFEVGVHLVLVEKGLRDLVKKLPLAKGRFASLGAARGVPVADFFEAWISLSPGSGLVPYYKSTLLEDNAADLMPTFSPWRGLERPMAVYEGSGGVPVQIDLFSDRFPAKHGIVVGGSGRGKSFFVQSLINQVALRGIEVIIVDRGFNYVSLVELLGGSVVVMDPIEGTSVNPFELREGELFPSEEKKDLIRAVFRAMVPPPQNEQEASVEEAIFMAAVEQTYLMQQQEDPTGKRVLEPFTLSTVVRKLRTMEQVNGKPMGPQEKEIANRLAYVLDNWTGDSVYGRLIDRPSNVNLDAPIVYFETGKLGSDGPLTQVGLLLISDLIWKKITKKKGPKLVVLDEAWALLKTRYGAGVVENLYRRSRTFGAAIYAITQELKDFTSGYAQGIISNTYYHYLLPAPGQEEYIMQLFGIPERAIHHVYKRLAFKKGEYSEVLLVLRAGTGLEGGVVRVRVSPLEYWAYTTDEKDKMRRERAVEKYGNLKEALLALTRGQA from the coding sequence ATGAGCTTTCTAGGGACCAAAATCCTGCCTTTAGCCGATGAGTTAGGCCAGTGGGAGCTAGAAAACGGCATCGTCTTCACCCGCAACGGGAAGATGGAGGTGGGGGTCAGGTTGCACCTCCCCCCCATGCTCCTCTTTTCCGACGAGGACCTCCTCAACTTCACCGAGAGGTTTGCCCAGTTCCTTCGCCTCACGGTGCCCGAAGGGGAGCGTTTCCGTCTCCTGATAGAGGCTAGAAGGGAGGCGGAAACCTACCTGGAGGCCATCCTGAAGGAACGGGACACCTTCCTCCATCCCTTGGGCGAGGTGTTCTTCGAGGAGAAGCTACGCCTCTTCGAGCGCTTGGCCCAGGAAGGCGTCCTACGCACCTGGCGTTACTACGGCTTCATGACCCTCACCCCACCCCGAGGCAGGGTGCAGGGAATGTTCTCAGAGCGGGAGTACCGGGAAGCCGTGGACCTGGCCCAGGCCATCCGTTCCGAGATGGCCGTCCAGTTGGCCTCTGCCGGGATAAAGGTGGAGCCCGCCGGGGATCGGGAGCTTTTTGAGGTGATGTGGCGGTGGTTCAATCCTGGCAAGCCCATCCCGGAGTACGTCCCCCCTGACCGACGACCTCCCTACGGTACCCCCGACTATCGGGGCCTGACGAGCCAGCTGGCCCAGACGGAGGTGGACAACGCCTACCCCACCCATATCCGCTTGGGAGACCATTGGGTGGGAGGCGTGGCCATGGCCACCTCCCCGGATAGCACCTGGCCTGGGATTGCCGATGTGCTCCTGGAGACGGAAGGGGAGTTTTACCTGGTGGTGGACTGGTACCACAAACCCCTGGAGAGGGAGTTGCGGAAGATGTCCACCACCTTGCGCACCGCCACGGCCATGAGCAAGAGCGACACCGTGGTGGACCCCAGCGTGTTCGTCAAGGCGGAAAACTACGGGGAGGCCATGAAGCGGGTCCAGGGGGAAAACCGGCACCTCTTTGAGGTGGGGGTACACCTGGTGCTGGTGGAGAAGGGATTGAGGGACCTGGTGAAGAAGCTACCCCTGGCCAAGGGACGTTTTGCCAGCCTGGGAGCCGCCCGAGGGGTACCGGTGGCCGACTTTTTTGAGGCCTGGATTTCCCTCTCTCCGGGTTCAGGCCTGGTGCCCTACTACAAGTCCACCCTGTTGGAGGACAACGCCGCCGACCTGATGCCCACCTTCAGCCCCTGGAGGGGTTTAGAAAGACCTATGGCGGTCTACGAGGGTTCGGGGGGGGTGCCGGTGCAGATAGACCTGTTTTCCGACCGCTTCCCCGCCAAACACGGCATCGTGGTGGGAGGATCGGGCCGGGGCAAGAGCTTTTTCGTCCAGTCCCTCATCAACCAGGTGGCCCTGAGGGGGATTGAGGTCATCATTGTGGACCGGGGCTTCAACTATGTGTCCCTGGTGGAGCTCCTGGGCGGCAGTGTGGTGGTCATGGACCCCATTGAGGGGACCAGTGTCAACCCCTTTGAGCTGAGGGAAGGGGAGCTTTTCCCCAGCGAGGAGAAGAAGGACCTGATCCGGGCCGTCTTCCGGGCCATGGTGCCACCTCCACAAAACGAGCAAGAGGCTTCCGTAGAGGAAGCCATCTTCATGGCCGCCGTGGAGCAAACCTACCTGATGCAACAACAGGAAGACCCCACCGGCAAGCGGGTCCTGGAACCCTTCACCCTCTCCACCGTGGTGCGCAAGCTGAGGACCATGGAACAGGTGAACGGCAAACCCATGGGGCCTCAGGAGAAGGAGATCGCCAACCGGTTGGCCTACGTGCTGGACAACTGGACCGGGGATTCCGTGTACGGCCGGCTGATAGACCGGCCCTCCAACGTGAACCTGGACGCCCCCATCGTGTACTTTGAGACGGGCAAGCTGGGTAGCGATGGCCCCCTCACCCAGGTGGGCCTTCTCCTCATATCCGACCTCATCTGGAAGAAGATCACCAAGAAGAAGGGACCCAAGCTGGTGGTGCTGGACGAGGCATGGGCGCTGCTGAAGACCCGGTACGGGGCAGGGGTGGTGGAGAACCTCTACCGGCGCAGCCGGACCTTTGGCGCCGCCATCTACGCCATCACCCAGGAGCTGAAGGACTTCACCTCGGGGTATGCCCAGGGCATCATCAGCAACACCTACTACCACTACCTCCTGCCGGCACCGGGACAGGAGGAGTACATCATGCAGCTTTTCGGCATCCCCGAACGGGCCATCCACCATGTGTACAAGAGGTTGGCCTTCAAAAAGGGCGAATACTCCGAGGTCCTCCTGGTCCTCCGGGCAGGAACGGGTCTGGAAGGAGGTGTGGTGAGGGTAAGGGTGTCCCCCTTGGAGTACTGGGCCTATACTACAGATGAAAAAGACAAGATGCGTAGAGAACGTGCAGTAGAAAAGTATGGTAACCTGAAGGAGGCGTTGCTGGCCTTGACCAGGGGGCAAGCGTGA
- a CDS encoding TrbC/VirB2 family protein: MKAKELLQVFRANPGLALGLLAVMGSQVVLAGGGTNPLQTPMTRIQGIICSIVDAVTGPFGAALAILMLALGFGGLIIGNRNAMGLIITSIAGGALLLAAKALGNTILNATGCA; the protein is encoded by the coding sequence ATGAAAGCCAAGGAACTCCTTCAGGTTTTCCGGGCTAACCCGGGGTTGGCGTTGGGGCTTTTGGCGGTGATGGGCTCGCAGGTGGTACTGGCAGGGGGTGGTACGAACCCTCTCCAGACTCCCATGACCCGGATTCAGGGCATCATCTGTTCCATTGTGGATGCGGTAACGGGTCCTTTTGGTGCGGCCCTGGCTATCCTGATGCTGGCCCTGGGGTTTGGTGGTCTTATCATCGGCAACCGGAACGCCATGGGGTTGATCATCACTTCTATTGCAGGAGGTGCGTTGCTCCTGGCGGCCAAGGCGTTGGGCAACACCATCCTCAACGCTACCGGGTGCGCATAA